From a single Hymenobacter sp. YIM 151500-1 genomic region:
- a CDS encoding OsmC family peroxiredoxin, with protein MINQRGTAVWNGDIKGSGEISTQSGTVKAPYSVGARFEGQRGTNPEELIGAAHAGCYTMFLTSILTQDGKQVKQIRTESKVTLDPSGGVPKITKIVLTTEGEVDGLSQEEFQQYAQRAKDQCPVSAVLSAVPEMQLASATLK; from the coding sequence ATGATCAACCAACGCGGAACAGCCGTGTGGAACGGCGACATCAAAGGAAGCGGCGAAATTTCAACCCAGAGCGGCACCGTGAAAGCGCCGTATTCCGTGGGGGCTCGTTTTGAGGGCCAGCGCGGCACCAACCCCGAGGAGCTGATTGGCGCAGCCCACGCCGGCTGCTACACGATGTTCCTGACCAGCATCCTGACCCAGGACGGCAAGCAGGTGAAGCAGATTCGCACCGAGTCGAAGGTGACGCTGGACCCCTCGGGCGGGGTACCGAAAATCACCAAAATCGTGCTTACCACCGAGGGCGAAGTAGATGGGTTGTCGCAGGAAGAGTTTCAGCAGTACGCCCAGCGGGCCAAGGACCAGTGCCCGGTGTCGGCCGTGCTGAGCGCCGTGCCTGAAATGCAACTGGCTTCGGCTACGCTGAAATAG